A window of the Burkholderia sp. 9120 genome harbors these coding sequences:
- a CDS encoding sensor histidine kinase encodes MIEPLHIAVIDSELAVVAARRSARELSEALGFAVQDQTRIATSVLEVARAVLGATRAGRVEFLFETAGRSHSLLIRFVAPATGVDRLTGRSSSAAGERAAQEPAATVDALGVLAAQRLMDVCTFDNAAGDAVITLTKHLPEQAARVASAAAVAAAAALAATPAASAQAPFDEVQRQNRELVDALGDLQERQDELVRLTRELEDTNRGVVALYAELDERAVHLRRADEAKSRFLSNMSHEFRSPLYSIRALSKLLMDRVDGELTEEQVKQVRFIRKAAEELSETVDDLLDIAKIEAGKIELRPAEFEVANLFSALRGMLRPLLPASGVDLLFDPCDDIPPVYTDEGKVSQILRNFISNALKFTERGEVRVHARYDDADRRLIFSVSDTGIGIAPQHRQSVFEEFEQVENQLQTQVKGTGLGLPLCDKLCKLLGGTVGLESELGKGSTFTATIPAFLPYLAAAPQAATAPVDAGNASGPAYTSDMNARPHGHDFS; translated from the coding sequence ATGATTGAACCGCTTCATATCGCCGTGATCGACAGTGAGCTTGCGGTGGTCGCCGCGCGGCGCAGCGCGCGCGAACTCAGCGAGGCGCTCGGTTTCGCGGTACAGGACCAGACGCGGATCGCGACCTCCGTGCTCGAAGTCGCGCGCGCCGTGCTGGGCGCTACGCGCGCGGGGCGCGTCGAGTTTCTGTTCGAAACCGCCGGGCGTTCGCATAGCCTGCTGATCCGTTTCGTTGCGCCCGCAACGGGCGTGGACCGGCTCACCGGGCGTTCGTCGAGCGCAGCCGGTGAACGCGCCGCGCAAGAACCGGCCGCCACCGTCGACGCATTGGGAGTCCTGGCCGCCCAACGTTTGATGGACGTCTGCACGTTCGACAATGCCGCGGGCGACGCCGTCATCACGCTGACGAAGCATCTGCCGGAGCAGGCGGCGCGGGTCGCGAGCGCGGCAGCGGTCGCGGCCGCCGCCGCGCTTGCCGCCACGCCGGCAGCGAGCGCGCAGGCTCCGTTCGACGAAGTGCAGCGGCAGAACCGCGAACTGGTGGACGCGCTCGGCGACCTGCAGGAACGGCAGGACGAACTGGTGCGGCTCACGCGCGAGCTCGAGGACACCAATCGCGGCGTCGTCGCGCTGTACGCCGAACTGGACGAGCGCGCCGTCCATTTGCGCCGTGCCGACGAAGCGAAATCGCGCTTCCTGTCGAACATGAGCCACGAGTTTCGTTCGCCGCTGTATTCGATCCGGGCGCTCTCCAAACTGCTGATGGACCGGGTAGACGGCGAGCTGACCGAGGAGCAGGTCAAACAGGTGCGCTTTATCCGCAAGGCCGCGGAGGAGTTGTCGGAAACCGTCGACGACCTGCTCGACATCGCCAAGATCGAGGCCGGCAAAATCGAATTGCGGCCCGCCGAATTCGAAGTCGCCAATCTGTTTTCGGCGTTGCGCGGCATGCTGCGCCCCTTGCTGCCGGCCAGCGGCGTCGATCTGCTGTTCGACCCGTGCGACGACATCCCGCCGGTCTACACCGACGAAGGCAAGGTTTCGCAGATTCTGCGCAACTTCATATCCAATGCATTAAAGTTCACCGAACGGGGCGAAGTGCGGGTCCACGCGCGATACGACGACGCGGACCGCCGCCTGATCTTCTCGGTGAGCGATACCGGCATCGGCATTGCGCCCCAGCACCGTCAAAGCGTCTTCGAAGAATTCGAGCAGGTGGAGAATCAGTTGCAGACCCAGGTGAAAGGCACCGGGCTTGGACTGCCGCTTTGCGACAAGCTGTGCAAGCTGCTGGGCGGCACGGTCGGGCTCGAGAGCGAACTGGGCAAGGGCTCCACGTTCACGGCGACGATCCCGGCCTTTCTTCCGTATCTCGCGGCCGCACCGCAGGCCGCAACCGCACCAGTGGATGCAGGTAACGCGAGCGGCCCGGCCTACACGAGCGACATGAACGCCAGACCACACGGACACGATTTCTCATGA
- a CDS encoding response regulator has translation MTDSSASLILNVDDNEGARYAKTRILARAGFVVIEAGNGTDAIEQTRIAQPDLVLLDVKLPDINGFEVCRRIKAAPETSSVLVLQTSAAAVRSMDKVRGLDGGADSYLIEPIEPAELIAQVRALLRVRRAEGALRESEERFRQMAENIDDVFWMLDPATARLLYVSPAYRRLWGDAAQEPTPGASHWAGHIHPEDQVQVEAAYRALATGVPYEIEYRIVRPDGETRWAAERGFPVRDAGERIYRLAGIVNDISERKANEMVLRDADRRKDEFLAMLAHELRNPLAPIRNAIELLDPSRSPSLQNFDAMRAVIGRQVKHLSRLVDDLLDVARITQGKITLRQEIVELAAAIEAAIETAQPSLTRKDHTLRTDLPDEPLFIVGDGVRLAQVLGNILSNAAKYTPQGGEILIEVRELQDDVKISVRDNGVGMAVDTIPHIFDLFVQSQSSLERSDGGLGVGLPLARTLVELHCGQIEAFSAGAGQGSEFVVRLPLTRLARPDQPLAAPSSGASRDAGPALRLLLVDDSVDAALAMSLVLESDGYEVRVAHEATGALEIAAQFEPEIVLLDLGLPGMDGFQLAREMRASPATATALLIAVTGYGQAADRQRSHEAGFDHHLVKPVSSEEIQQAITARFPGGRRDA, from the coding sequence ATGACCGACTCGAGCGCAAGCCTGATTCTGAACGTCGACGACAACGAGGGCGCGCGTTACGCGAAAACGCGCATTCTGGCGCGTGCCGGGTTTGTGGTGATCGAAGCCGGCAACGGCACGGACGCGATCGAGCAGACCCGCATCGCCCAGCCCGACCTCGTGCTGCTCGACGTCAAACTGCCCGACATCAACGGCTTCGAGGTGTGCCGGCGCATCAAGGCCGCGCCGGAAACGTCCAGTGTTCTCGTGCTGCAGACCTCGGCCGCCGCGGTGCGGAGCATGGATAAAGTGCGCGGTCTCGACGGCGGCGCGGACAGCTATCTGATCGAACCGATCGAGCCGGCCGAACTGATCGCGCAAGTGCGCGCGCTGTTGCGGGTGCGTCGCGCGGAAGGCGCCTTGCGCGAAAGCGAAGAACGCTTTCGCCAGATGGCGGAAAACATCGACGACGTGTTCTGGATGCTCGATCCGGCCACCGCGCGTTTGCTCTATGTGAGCCCGGCCTATCGTCGCCTGTGGGGTGACGCGGCCCAGGAGCCGACGCCCGGCGCGAGCCACTGGGCAGGCCATATTCATCCCGAGGATCAGGTGCAGGTCGAGGCCGCCTACCGTGCGCTCGCCACTGGCGTGCCGTATGAGATCGAGTACCGCATCGTGCGGCCGGACGGCGAGACCCGTTGGGCGGCGGAACGCGGCTTTCCGGTGCGCGACGCGGGCGAGCGGATTTACCGCCTGGCCGGCATCGTCAACGATATTTCGGAGCGCAAGGCCAACGAAATGGTGTTGCGCGACGCCGATCGCCGTAAGGACGAATTCCTCGCCATGCTCGCGCACGAACTGCGCAACCCGTTGGCGCCGATTCGCAACGCGATCGAATTGCTCGATCCGAGTCGTTCACCCTCGCTGCAGAATTTCGATGCGATGCGTGCGGTGATCGGGCGTCAGGTCAAACATCTGAGCCGGCTGGTCGACGATCTGCTCGACGTGGCGCGCATCACGCAGGGCAAGATCACGCTGCGCCAGGAAATCGTGGAACTTGCCGCCGCGATCGAGGCGGCGATCGAGACCGCGCAACCGTCGCTCACCCGAAAAGACCATACCCTCAGAACCGATCTGCCCGACGAGCCGCTTTTCATTGTCGGCGACGGCGTGCGCCTCGCCCAGGTGCTCGGCAACATTCTCTCCAACGCGGCGAAGTACACCCCGCAAGGCGGCGAGATCCTGATCGAGGTTCGCGAGTTGCAGGACGACGTGAAGATCAGTGTGCGCGACAACGGCGTCGGCATGGCGGTCGACACCATTCCGCACATCTTCGACCTGTTCGTGCAATCGCAAAGTTCGCTCGAACGGTCCGACGGCGGACTCGGGGTCGGCTTGCCGCTGGCTCGCACGCTGGTCGAGTTGCACTGTGGACAAATCGAAGCGTTTTCAGCGGGGGCGGGACAGGGCAGCGAGTTCGTCGTGCGTCTGCCGCTGACCCGGCTCGCGCGTCCCGACCAGCCGCTCGCCGCGCCTTCCTCGGGCGCGTCGCGAGACGCGGGTCCGGCGTTGCGTTTGCTGCTGGTGGACGATAGCGTCGACGCGGCGCTGGCCATGTCGCTGGTGCTCGAATCGGACGGCTACGAAGTCCGCGTGGCGCACGAAGCGACGGGTGCGCTCGAGATTGCCGCGCAGTTCGAGCCTGAAATCGTGCTGCTCGATCTGGGCCTGCCCGGCATGGACGGCTTCCAGCTCGCGCGGGAAATGCGTGCGAGCCCGGCCACGGCCACGGCGTTGCTGATCGCGGTAACCGGCTACGGCCAGGCTGCCGACCGCCAGCGTTCGCACGAAGCCGGCTTCGATCACCATCTGGTCAAGCCGGTGTCCTCCGAGGAAATCCAGCAGGCGATCACCGCCCGCTTCCCCGGCGGGCGGCGCGACGCGTAG
- a CDS encoding ABC transporter ATP-binding protein, which yields MQPIVSVTNLSKTYATGFHALKNINLAINRGEIFALLGPNGAGKTTLISIICGIVNASTGSVTVDGRDIATDYRGARSLIGLVPQELTTDSFETVWATVSFSRGLFGKPKNPAYVEKVLRDLSLWEKRDSKIITLSGGMKRRVLIAKALSHEPRVLFLDEPTAGVDVELRRDMWKLVRSLAESGVTIILTTHYIDEAEEMADRIGVISGGEIMLVEEKTELMRKLGKKQLTLQLESPLAAVPASLAGYTLTLEKSGNELIYTYEGEGGRTDIIALLKALDDAGIRFKDLHTTQSSLEDIFVSLLRGDQ from the coding sequence ATGCAGCCAATCGTCTCGGTCACGAATCTGTCGAAAACCTACGCCACGGGTTTTCATGCACTCAAAAACATCAATCTGGCGATCAACCGCGGAGAAATTTTTGCGCTGCTCGGCCCCAATGGCGCGGGCAAGACCACGCTGATCAGCATCATCTGCGGCATTGTCAACGCGAGCACGGGCAGCGTCACGGTAGACGGCCGCGACATCGCGACGGACTATCGCGGCGCCCGCTCGCTGATCGGTCTGGTGCCGCAGGAGTTGACCACCGACTCCTTCGAAACCGTCTGGGCCACCGTCTCGTTCAGCCGCGGCCTGTTCGGCAAGCCGAAAAACCCCGCTTACGTCGAAAAGGTCCTGCGCGACCTGTCGCTGTGGGAAAAGCGCGATAGCAAGATCATCACGCTGTCGGGCGGCATGAAGCGGCGCGTGCTGATCGCCAAGGCGCTCTCGCACGAACCGCGCGTGCTGTTCCTCGACGAACCCACGGCCGGCGTGGACGTCGAATTGCGCCGCGATATGTGGAAGCTGGTGCGCTCGCTCGCCGAGAGCGGCGTGACGATCATTCTCACCACGCACTACATCGACGAAGCCGAGGAAATGGCTGACCGCATCGGCGTGATCAGCGGCGGCGAGATCATGCTCGTGGAAGAAAAAACGGAGCTGATGCGCAAGCTCGGCAAGAAGCAGTTGACGCTGCAACTGGAGAGTCCGCTCGCGGCGGTGCCCGCTTCGCTCGCCGGCTACACGCTGACGCTGGAGAAGAGCGGCAACGAGCTGATCTACACCTACGAAGGCGAAGGCGGCCGTACCGACATCATCGCGTTGCTGAAAGCGCTCGACGACGCCGGCATCCGCTTCAAGGACCTGCACACCACGCAGAGTTCGCTCGAAGACATCTTCGTCAGTCTGCTCCGAGGTGATCAATGA
- a CDS encoding ABC transporter permease, which translates to MNIYAIRAIYKFEMARTWRTLMQSIIAPVISTSLYFVVFGAAIGSRIKEVDGISYGAFIVPGLIMLSLLSQSISNASFGIYFPRFTGTIYELLSAPVSYLEIVVSYVGAAATKSILLGLIILATAGLFVPLQVQHPFWMILFLVLTAVTFSLLGFIIGIWADSFEKLQLVPLLIITPLTFLGGSFYAINMLPPFWKVVTLFNPIVYLVSGFRWSFYGLADVNVEVSLAMTGLFLAVFLLIVAWIFKTGYRLKS; encoded by the coding sequence ATGAACATCTACGCAATTCGCGCGATCTACAAGTTCGAGATGGCGCGCACCTGGCGCACGCTGATGCAGAGCATCATCGCGCCGGTGATTTCCACGTCGCTGTATTTCGTCGTGTTCGGCGCGGCGATCGGCTCGCGCATCAAGGAGGTGGACGGCATCAGTTACGGCGCGTTCATCGTGCCGGGTCTGATCATGCTGTCGCTGTTGTCGCAGAGTATTTCGAACGCGTCGTTCGGGATTTACTTTCCGCGCTTTACCGGCACGATCTACGAGTTATTGTCGGCGCCGGTGTCGTATCTGGAGATCGTCGTCAGTTATGTGGGCGCGGCAGCTACCAAATCGATTCTGCTCGGGCTGATCATTCTCGCGACCGCGGGCCTGTTCGTGCCGCTGCAAGTGCAGCACCCGTTCTGGATGATTCTGTTTCTGGTGCTGACGGCGGTGACCTTCAGTTTGCTGGGGTTCATCATCGGGATATGGGCGGATAGCTTCGAAAAGCTGCAACTCGTGCCGCTGCTGATCATCACGCCGCTGACCTTTCTGGGCGGCAGCTTCTACGCGATCAATATGCTGCCGCCGTTCTGGAAGGTCGTGACGCTGTTCAATCCGATCGTCTATCTGGTCAGCGGGTTTCGCTGGAGCTTTTATGGACTCGCGGACGTGAATGTCGAAGTGAGTCTCGCCATGACCGGGTTGTTCCTTGCCGTGTTTCTGCTGATCGTGGCGTGGATCTTCAAGACTGGCTACCGCCTCAAGTCGTGA
- a CDS encoding amidase family protein has protein sequence MSVDLSLIERSACEVVDLLREEAVSPHDLLDTLAAQVARVEPQVNALPTLCFERAHAHADALLKKPVAERGLLCGLPVPIKDLTDVAGVRTTRGSLVYRDRVPETSDIGVTLLEARGGVVYAKSNTPEFGSGGHTYNSVFGITRNPWDLSRSAGGSSGGAAAALASRTAWVAQGSDLAGSLRTPSAFCGVVGLRPTPGRVSYGPVANPYDTLGIHGPMARNVTDAALLLDAMCGEIDGAPLSVGEPATSFLTHARRPQRPARVAFSEGLGIATVEPEILSICRRTMDRLTAAGVGVDDSDLDLSGAKQAFHTLRGLAYATNYEDVLAQHRDVLNPNVVWNIEFGLQQDNRAMLSAQRTRSQLFYKLNALLQRYDVLICPASIVLPFPVEARDIRDAVGQHFDTYIDWLAITYALTLTGMPVIAIPCGMSASGLPVGIQIVGKPRGEAALLSAARAIEETIGTWATGTPQAF, from the coding sequence ATGTCCGTCGATTTGAGTCTGATAGAGCGAAGCGCGTGCGAAGTCGTCGATCTGCTGCGCGAAGAGGCCGTGAGTCCGCACGATCTGCTCGACACGCTGGCCGCGCAGGTGGCGCGTGTCGAACCGCAGGTGAACGCGCTGCCCACGCTGTGTTTCGAACGCGCGCATGCGCATGCCGACGCGCTGCTGAAAAAACCGGTCGCCGAGCGTGGCCTGTTGTGCGGCTTGCCGGTGCCGATCAAGGATCTGACGGACGTGGCCGGTGTGCGCACAACACGCGGCTCGCTGGTGTATCGCGACCGTGTGCCGGAAACCTCGGATATCGGCGTGACCTTGCTCGAAGCGCGTGGCGGCGTGGTCTACGCCAAGTCCAATACGCCGGAGTTCGGTTCGGGCGGGCATACGTACAACAGCGTGTTCGGCATCACGCGTAATCCGTGGGACCTGTCGCGTTCGGCGGGTGGGTCGTCGGGTGGCGCGGCGGCCGCGTTGGCGTCGCGCACCGCGTGGGTCGCGCAGGGCTCCGATCTGGCGGGCTCGCTGCGCACGCCTTCGGCGTTCTGCGGGGTGGTCGGTTTGCGTCCCACGCCGGGACGCGTGTCGTATGGACCGGTTGCCAATCCGTACGACACGCTCGGTATTCATGGGCCGATGGCGCGCAACGTCACCGACGCGGCGTTGCTGCTCGACGCGATGTGCGGCGAAATCGACGGCGCGCCGTTGTCGGTTGGCGAACCGGCAACGTCGTTTCTGACGCATGCGCGCAGGCCGCAGCGGCCAGCCCGGGTGGCGTTCAGCGAAGGACTCGGTATTGCCACCGTCGAGCCGGAGATTCTGTCGATCTGCCGCCGGACCATGGACCGGCTGACCGCGGCCGGCGTCGGCGTGGATGACAGCGACCTCGATCTGAGCGGCGCGAAGCAGGCGTTCCACACGCTGCGCGGCCTCGCGTACGCGACGAATTACGAAGACGTGCTCGCGCAGCATCGTGACGTGCTGAACCCGAACGTGGTCTGGAACATCGAGTTCGGTCTGCAACAGGACAACCGCGCGATGCTGTCGGCGCAGCGCACGCGCAGCCAGCTGTTCTACAAGCTGAATGCACTGCTGCAACGCTACGACGTGCTGATCTGTCCGGCTTCGATCGTGCTGCCGTTTCCGGTCGAGGCACGCGATATACGCGACGCGGTCGGCCAACATTTCGACACCTATATCGACTGGCTCGCGATCACTTACGCGCTGACGCTCACCGGCATGCCGGTGATCGCGATTCCGTGCGGGATGAGCGCGAGCGGCCTGCCGGTCGGTATCCAGATCGTCGGCAAACCGCGTGGCGAGGCGGCGTTGCTGTCGGCGGCGCGGGCCATTGAAGAGACCATCGGCACGTGGGCCACCGGCACGCCGCAAGCTTTCTGA
- a CDS encoding SDR family NAD(P)-dependent oxidoreductase: MTQRNQPYVALVTGASRGAGKGIALALAATGATVYVTGRTQREGDAPLPGTVHATAIEIDKLGGKGIALTCDHADDAQVAEVFEHIRQASGRLDILVNNATVLHDELIRPAPFWEKPLDLVDILDVGLRSAYVASWHAARMMAAQGGGLIAFTSSFGASCYMHGAAYGAQKVGVDKFAKDMAVDLKPYGVAALSIWMGMLQTERTARVIAANPEQYAGFSELAETPQFTGRLIDALYRDPQRMSKSGLVLVGAELAHEYGITDLDGRQPPSHREALGGPVQAHPAIVA; the protein is encoded by the coding sequence ATCACTCAGCGCAATCAACCCTACGTCGCGCTCGTCACCGGCGCGTCGCGCGGCGCCGGCAAGGGCATTGCCCTCGCGCTCGCCGCCACCGGCGCGACCGTCTACGTCACCGGCCGCACGCAACGGGAAGGCGACGCGCCGTTGCCCGGCACGGTACACGCCACCGCGATCGAAATCGACAAGCTGGGCGGCAAAGGCATCGCCCTCACCTGCGATCATGCCGACGACGCACAAGTCGCCGAAGTCTTCGAGCACATCCGTCAGGCGAGCGGGCGGCTGGATATTCTGGTCAACAACGCGACCGTCCTGCATGACGAGTTGATACGTCCCGCGCCGTTCTGGGAGAAACCGCTCGATCTGGTCGACATTCTCGACGTCGGTTTGCGCTCCGCCTATGTCGCGAGCTGGCACGCCGCGCGGATGATGGCCGCGCAAGGCGGCGGGCTGATCGCGTTCACTTCGTCGTTCGGTGCGAGCTGCTATATGCACGGCGCGGCGTACGGTGCGCAGAAAGTGGGCGTCGACAAATTCGCCAAAGACATGGCCGTCGATCTGAAACCGTACGGCGTGGCCGCCTTATCGATCTGGATGGGCATGCTGCAAACCGAACGCACCGCGCGCGTGATCGCCGCGAATCCTGAGCAATATGCGGGCTTCAGCGAACTCGCGGAAACGCCGCAATTCACGGGGCGCCTGATCGATGCGCTGTATCGCGACCCGCAGCGAATGAGCAAGTCCGGCCTGGTGCTGGTGGGCGCCGAACTCGCGCACGAGTACGGCATCACCGATCTCGACGGACGGCAGCCGCCGTCGCATCGTGAAGCGTTGGGCGGGCCGGTGCAGGCACATCCGGCGATCGTCGCGTGA
- the ribBA gene encoding bifunctional 3,4-dihydroxy-2-butanone-4-phosphate synthase/GTP cyclohydrolase II — protein MKLATTDEIVAELKAGRMIILVDEEDRENEGDLLIAADHVTPEAINFMARFGRGLVCLTLSADHCERLKLAPMARQNGTQYGTAFTISIEAAHGVTTGISAADRAHTIRTAIHTDVRAEHLVQPGHVFPIAARPGGVLVRAGHTEAGCDLTALAGLTPAAVICEIMNDDGTMARLPQLIEFAARHGLKIGTIADLIHYRSVNESLVERVGERPLHTPWGPFRAIQYRDTVRASTHLALVRGEPSPDVPVLTRVHECFSLLDLLDAEPSAHSWPLHAALQKIDAAGCGVAVLLDCDMHADAGRGQRNHGTAARKDGRLSGIGSQILRDLGVRRLNVLSSPFRLPALSGHELEIMAFIPLGEADPDNPHAFDPMTAAPLARAYSAARGNTSRGAVASVASLASVHAEPQAASYELQATS, from the coding sequence ATGAAACTGGCCACCACCGACGAAATCGTCGCCGAACTCAAAGCCGGCCGCATGATCATTCTGGTCGACGAAGAAGACCGTGAGAACGAAGGCGATCTGCTGATCGCCGCCGACCACGTCACGCCCGAAGCGATCAATTTCATGGCGCGCTTCGGACGCGGCCTCGTTTGCCTGACGCTCAGCGCCGACCATTGCGAGCGCCTCAAACTCGCGCCGATGGCCAGACAGAACGGCACGCAATACGGTACCGCGTTCACGATCAGCATCGAGGCGGCGCACGGTGTCACCACCGGCATCTCCGCCGCCGACCGCGCGCATACGATCCGCACGGCGATTCACACCGACGTGCGCGCCGAGCATCTGGTGCAGCCGGGCCACGTCTTTCCGATCGCGGCGCGGCCGGGCGGCGTGCTGGTGCGCGCCGGCCACACCGAGGCCGGTTGCGATCTCACCGCGCTGGCCGGCTTGACGCCCGCCGCGGTGATCTGCGAAATCATGAACGACGACGGCACGATGGCGCGCCTGCCGCAACTGATCGAATTCGCCGCGCGCCACGGGCTGAAAATCGGCACCATCGCCGATCTGATCCACTATCGCAGCGTCAACGAGTCGCTCGTGGAACGCGTCGGCGAGCGGCCGCTGCACACGCCGTGGGGACCGTTTCGCGCGATCCAGTATCGCGATACCGTGCGCGCTTCCACGCATCTCGCGCTGGTGCGCGGCGAACCCTCGCCCGATGTCCCGGTGCTGACGCGCGTGCATGAATGCTTCTCGCTGCTCGATCTGCTTGATGCGGAACCGTCCGCGCATTCGTGGCCGTTGCACGCGGCGCTGCAAAAGATCGACGCGGCCGGTTGCGGTGTAGCGGTGCTGCTCGATTGCGACATGCATGCCGATGCGGGCCGCGGCCAGCGCAATCACGGTACGGCGGCGCGCAAGGATGGACGGCTCTCGGGAATCGGCTCGCAGATTTTGCGCGACCTCGGCGTGCGTCGCCTGAACGTGTTGTCGAGTCCGTTCAGATTGCCGGCGCTGTCGGGGCATGAACTGGAAATCATGGCGTTCATTCCGCTTGGTGAAGCCGATCCCGACAATCCGCACGCGTTCGACCCCATGACTGCCGCGCCGCTCGCGCGCGCGTATTCCGCTGCGCGTGGGAATACGTCACGTGGGGCGGTTGCTTCGGTTGCATCGCTTGCTTCGGTTCATGCCGAACCGCAAGCCGCTTCGTACGAACTGCAGGCCACTTCCTGA
- a CDS encoding enoyl-CoA hydratase-related protein: MTALIRLAAEDGIATLTFDRPDALNALNEAMAIELNAKLARLAHHDDIRAIVLTGAGHAFMAGGDLHSMRTALDEKPAIRDRAIGTLVRLAQSAVEAIAASRKPVIASVNGAVAGFGLSLVAACDLAIAAQRATFTSAYGRIGTSPDGGATYTLPRALGVRQAAQWLYLDERHSADEALRAGLVNWVVPDDQLAEQTRSLLDRMGALAPDAFAQTKELLLHAPQRSFADHLYAEQRSFLHCAASDDFREGIDAFFDRRPPVFGSGAR, encoded by the coding sequence ATGACTGCATTGATCCGCCTCGCGGCCGAAGACGGCATTGCGACGCTCACGTTCGACCGCCCCGACGCGTTGAACGCCCTCAACGAAGCGATGGCGATCGAACTGAACGCCAAGCTCGCGCGGCTCGCGCATCACGACGACATCCGCGCGATCGTGCTGACCGGCGCCGGCCACGCGTTCATGGCGGGCGGCGACCTGCACAGCATGCGCACCGCGCTCGACGAGAAGCCGGCGATTCGCGACCGTGCGATCGGCACACTCGTGCGGCTCGCGCAGAGCGCGGTCGAGGCCATCGCCGCTTCGCGCAAACCGGTGATCGCGAGTGTCAACGGCGCGGTCGCGGGCTTCGGTCTAAGCCTCGTCGCGGCTTGCGATCTCGCGATTGCGGCGCAGCGCGCCACGTTCACCTCGGCGTACGGCCGTATCGGCACCTCGCCCGACGGCGGCGCGACTTATACGCTGCCGCGCGCGCTCGGCGTACGGCAAGCCGCGCAATGGCTGTATCTCGACGAACGTCATAGCGCCGACGAAGCGTTGCGCGCCGGCCTCGTCAACTGGGTCGTGCCCGACGATCAGCTCGCCGAACAGACGCGTTCGCTGCTCGATCGCATGGGCGCGCTTGCCCCGGATGCGTTCGCGCAAACCAAAGAGCTGCTGCTCCACGCGCCACAGCGCAGCTTCGCCGACCATCTTTACGCGGAGCAACGCAGCTTCCTGCACTGCGCGGCCAGCGACGATTTCCGCGAAGGCATCGACGCGTTTTTCGACCGACGTCCCCCCGTTTTCGGCTCCGGCGCGCGTTGA
- a CDS encoding alpha/beta hydrolase, whose protein sequence is MALDPQAQALLAAFAGMPALDFTQLTAPAYRAILAAGGGFAPGDPIAAEEDLLIPTANGSIAARVYRPVVDNGDSNALLPLTVFFHGGGFVSCGLDTHANICRCLAQRAQTVVLSVDYRLAPEAPFPAAVHDALDAVRWAAAHSADLRVRPGALAVAGDSAGGNLAAVAAQQLRHSGVAGGVVIAHQLLLYPVVDCATEHPSYESKGDGYFLSADQMRWFKDQYFGPAADHAQRADPLASPLAADDLSGVASATVISAEYDPLHDEAEHYAARLAQAGVLTTHVRWPGQIHGFASLLGVLDAADHALTTAAHALRHALHVEPFRLR, encoded by the coding sequence ATGGCGCTCGATCCCCAGGCGCAAGCCCTGCTCGCCGCGTTCGCCGGCATGCCCGCGCTCGATTTCACGCAACTCACGGCGCCGGCTTATCGCGCGATCCTCGCCGCGGGCGGTGGCTTTGCGCCAGGCGATCCGATCGCCGCGGAAGAGGACCTGCTGATTCCCACCGCGAACGGATCGATTGCCGCGCGCGTTTATCGCCCGGTGGTCGATAACGGCGACAGCAACGCGCTGCTGCCGCTCACGGTGTTTTTCCACGGCGGCGGCTTCGTGTCGTGCGGGCTCGATACGCACGCGAATATCTGCCGCTGTCTGGCGCAGCGGGCGCAAACGGTCGTGCTATCGGTCGATTATCGGCTCGCGCCCGAAGCGCCTTTCCCCGCCGCCGTGCACGATGCGCTCGACGCCGTGCGCTGGGCCGCCGCCCATTCGGCCGACCTGCGCGTGCGACCCGGCGCGTTGGCCGTTGCCGGCGACAGCGCCGGCGGCAATCTTGCCGCAGTGGCCGCGCAACAGTTGCGTCATAGCGGCGTGGCTGGCGGTGTGGTGATTGCGCACCAACTGCTGCTCTACCCGGTCGTTGATTGCGCAACCGAACATCCGTCATACGAATCGAAGGGTGACGGCTACTTTCTGAGCGCGGACCAGATGCGCTGGTTCAAGGACCAGTATTTCGGCCCTGCCGCCGACCACGCCCAGCGCGCCGATCCTCTCGCCAGTCCGCTCGCCGCCGACGATCTGAGCGGCGTGGCGAGCGCCACCGTCATCAGCGCCGAATACGACCCGTTGCACGACGAGGCCGAGCACTACGCGGCACGCCTCGCGCAAGCCGGCGTGCTGACCACGCACGTGCGCTGGCCCGGCCAGATTCATGGTTTCGCGAGCCTGCTCGGCGTGCTCGACGCCGCCGACCACGCGCTCACGACGGCAGCGCACGCGTTGCGCCACGCGCTGCACGTCGAGCCTTTCCGACTCCGCTAA